In Populus nigra chromosome 1, ddPopNigr1.1, whole genome shotgun sequence, one genomic interval encodes:
- the LOC133694913 gene encoding uncharacterized protein LOC133694913 yields the protein MEIKFLIIQIILRTQLLYYYHAFRVHPNFVRIGTREKKKEYIIPRSHATRISLPNLPITTLLNYHHPFSRCLSASTMASFNILALSLYLLSLLLLSKTRLSLSLTTSDIHDLLPQYGLPRGLLPDNVESFTLPSSDGSFEVKLKTPCYVHFDDVVYYDKVIKGKLSYGSVHDVSGIQAKKLFVWLPVTGIEVSKADDGMISFFVGPISEELPAKQFEDVPACKRKVGGLRTYLESM from the coding sequence ATGGAGattaaatttcttattattcaaataattttaaggaCGCAACTCTTGTATTATTATCATGCGTTCAGAGTACATCCAAATTTTGTGAGGATTGGAactcgggaaaaaaaaaaagagtatataATTCCTCGAAGCCACGCTACACGGATTTCTCTTCCCAATCTACCCATAACAACCCTCTTAAATTACCACCATCCCTTCTCTCGCTGTCTCTCTGCATCGACAATGGCTTCCTTCAACAtcctcgctctctctctctacctTCTCTCTCTACTCCTCTTATCAAAAACCCGTCTTTCTCTCTCCCTAACCACCTCAGATATCCATGATCTTCTTCCTCAATATGGCCTGCCACGTGGCTTGCTCCCAGACAATGTGGAATCCTTCACTCTACCATCATCTGATGGGTCTTTTGAAGTCAAACTTAAGACCCCGTGTTATGTTCACTTTGATGATGTTGTGTACTATGATAAAGTAATCAAAGGGAAGTTGAGTTATGGTTCTGTGCATGATGTGTCAGGGATTCAAGCAAAGAAGCTCTTTGTTTGGTTGCCAGTTACTGGGATTGAAGTTAGTAAGGCTGATGATGGTATGATTAGTTTCTTTGTTGGCCCGATTTCCGAGGAGTTGCCTGCTAAGCAGTTCGAGGATGTTCCAGCTTGTAAGAGGAAGGTTGGTGGGCTAAGGACATATTTGGAGTCGATGTGA